In the genome of Hevea brasiliensis isolate MT/VB/25A 57/8 chromosome 14, ASM3005281v1, whole genome shotgun sequence, the window tctatatctatcttgtgttctgttccactatttgttctattatctgtcctatggactaacttctttacccacactcgtccatgatgtgggaacccttgctcacttaacaccacaccggtaggcatggcgcgtcgctttcggtgaacgccctacacccttgcatatttatcactacacccgggctccgatgtagcgcgtcgttagtagaggacgccccaacgtttatatcatttgaatccatatcatagggtgtgacgaaatttttacgctggttgtcacctaccgcaaccctcctcctttatccgggcttgggaccggctaagcgcaaactacttaggcggagttttaGTCTGGCTCTTAAATATAAAGAAAATTATAAGGTAAAACTATTCTCCGTAAATACCTCCACTCATCAGTCAGAAGCCAGCAGCAAAGAGTGCATTCAGGTGCATCAGCATATATATTAATACTTCATGTCAAAGACTACGAAAAGAAAATAGTGTGCGTGTGTGGTGTTGACTAGTGGCAATTTGACAGATATGAACAGTTAAAGCAGTAGGCCTTTTTTTAGGGGGGAAAAATATAAAAGCAGGGCTCCATAAGTTATTATGACAATATATTAGGACTTTCGTATTAGGCCTTAAACTTGGTGCATTGTCAAGTGCAGAGTCTTAAGAGTGGCCAGTTTAGAAAACCATTGCCATTACTGGTTGAGCATGCAATGCTGAAAAATGTTTTTCAACCCTTCCTTTTGGAAGGATAGCTCTAGTTTGAATCTGTCCCAGCACTAGGTGCAAGCATAACTTTCAAACAACTCCTGGTGCACCCATTCCATtttgattataattttatattttaagtaaGAAGCTTAGTCATTATATATCCCCCTTCGTTTTGGAAGCATAGCCCTAGTTTGAATCTATCCTAACACTAGGTGCAAGCATAACTTTCAAACAACTTCTGGATGCACTTCATTCCATTTTGattacaattttttattttaagtaagaAGTTTAGTCATTATATATTCCTCAAGGTTCCTACATAAGGAATGTCATTGTATGCTATCTGGttttggttgaaaaaaaaaataatataaatatatatatatatattgggtaTGAAAAATTAGGTTCTACAATAACACACTTCACCAACCTAGAATAaagaaaatgattaaaaaaaggcCAAAGGACTACTGAAGCAATATAGTCATAAAACCACAATCTACAAAATGGCATATGTAGAAATGAGAAAATTTACCGTACAACTTACCACTCAGCATCTTCAATGGGCACATTGTCAGGTTTCTCAATTATATCCAAACCATTGACCACCACAAAACGTACTCTCTTCTCTTCCTGTATTACTAGTTCTGGGAATCGTGTCCTTGTCTCTAAAGAAGTTGCCAATTCTCTTCTTTTAAATACACAAGAACCTTTAGGATAAGCATATAGCCCAAGTTATCAAAAAGGGCCCAAACACAATATACAAAAAgaaaatatatccaaaaaataTAGTATAAATATCCATCTGTGAgatattatcataattttaaaatgcATGCACCACATGCTGTCTAACACAAATAACAAAAAATGCTCATTTCCTTGTACTATAATTTACTTGAGTCAACCAATTCAATTATTCAACTGAGAAATGCCCTGTAGAAGGAAAAAAACTCTACCCTTTTTAGGAAATTTCTTAGCCATTCTTCTGTACAAACCACCCGCTGCTTCAAGGGCTACTCCAATGGTCTTATCTCGAATACCATTCAAAGAAGCCAGCCTCATATTTACATCATGCACTAGTGTTTCATACATATTTGCAACATACATCAAGGGCAAAGCAAACCTCGGATCACCTTCATATTGCACGTCTCCTGATTTCCTTTTACTCAATTTGTCTTGTCCTGAGTGAGCAACACATTCAGCCTCATTATCAGCCACTTCAACCACATGATCACTTATGAAGTGATCCACGATTATTTGCAAAAATCTTGCCCTGGCAGACTCAATAGGCGAAGCATCTAGTTCAAGATCCAATAGAAACGAGTTAATGTAACTTAAGACCAAAATGGTCAAGAACAGCTTCATATAAAATCTAACTAAGAATGTCATTAGGATACGTCCGTTTAATTTGAACATGTGTTGACTTGTACCCTCAATGGTCAATATATCATAGGCAACTCTTGAAGAACCATTGTTCTCAAGGCTAGGTCGATCTTCTTCCACTCCAACACCATGAAGTGGTAAGGAATTCCTGTAGGATTCATGCATGCAGTCCTGGAGGAGCAAAAATATGCATTTTATCAACTTCATACAAGAAGTatcaaaaaatataaataagaagcACAAAAGTTTGCATGAATTTCTGGGTGCATCATCTACTTTACAACTGTTTAATGAGCCTGGTCAAAGTGAAAGCCAGATTTTTGAGGATACTAAAAAGGTCAAATTTCAAGTTTCAGAAACCAAAAGACACTATACAACAAAATTTTCTATGCTTGCTGCATATACGAAAATTGGTAGACAAAACAAAATGGTTATGGAAAAAAATTAAGCCATTTTCCCAGAAAATCTTTCATGTCCTCTTGTTATTTGTGGAAaaatgaaaactgaaattttataagaaaacgaaaaattaaaaacaaaaactaCTTTTAAACAGgccctgaaattttcttttatctataagAATTCATTCTCTAAAACTAAGAAACTGAAAAAAATAGTTACATATTGTTCAACAACTTTTTGATGAGttccattaataataataataataataataataataataataataataataataataaattcataAACCATCCGAAACTTTTGGCACTCTTGTCCTTATGATAATTTCTCtgtttctttcttttattttgctATATAGGTCAAAAACCAACCATAAATTTAGATTTCATAAGAGAGAACTCCTATTTACACTACGGGAAAATTCTTATCCGCacaatttcttttttaaaaaaaaataataaaaagccaACTTACAACAGCAGCATTGGAATCATCGTCGGCATCCAAGCTATCATCGGCGTGGCTATCAACGGCATCCCCAATGGCATCGAGATTATTGGGGCGGGAATCGACGGTGTTAAGATCATGCAGCGAGCTACCGATGAAGGAATTCGCAGATCTCAAGTTGTACTGTTGCACAGGAACCCTACTCCCCATTCTTCTCTCTctgtatatatacacatatacccataaaaaagaaattcaaattaAACTCAGACCCAGAAATTCAACCATAGCCCTTTGATTGAACTAATCTTCCTCTTCCTCTCCATCTTCTGATAATGATGAGTTTAAGTGTTGAATTGGAGAGTAAAGAAGAAAGGTAGAGATTCGTGGGTTAGTATGTAGTTCTACTTTCgaggttttgggaggaaaaacaGGTGGCTTATAACGGCTATACGGACTGAGGAAGAGGGAGAGAAAGAAGGAGAGAATCCAAGCCTGAGACCGTACCTGAGCGGCTGAGCTTTCGAAAGAGAAAAGGGGACGCATCCAAGCCTCACTCCGGCCTCCACACCTGCTCCCGAGCCGGTGGGGCTTTGTCTCTTtatttaacatatatatatatatatatatatatatatatatatatatatatatatatatatataaaagaaaatatttgatATTAAGAAAAACCAAAAAAATTGGATTGAATTTGGTTTAACTGGAAGCTGACCCTGCGTAGAATATAATTGGATAAAAaaggttttatatatatatatataatttgaatcCTTAATTGcacaaggaaaaagaaagaaatt includes:
- the LOC110659866 gene encoding uncharacterized protein At2g02148 isoform X3, giving the protein MGSRVPVQQYNLRSANSFIGSSLHDLNTVDSRPNNLDAIGDAVDSHADDSLDADDDSNAAVDCMHESYRNSLPLHGVGVEEDRPSLENNGSSRVAYDILTIEGTSQHMFKLNGRILMTFLVRFYMKLFLTILVLSYINSFLLDLELDASPIESARARFLQIIVDHFISDHVVEVADNEAECVAHSGQDKLSKRKSGDVQYEGDPRFALPLMYVANMYETLVHDVNMRLASLNGIRDKTIGVALEAAGGLYRRMAKKFPKKGSCVFKRRELATSLETRTRFPELVIQEEKRVRFVVVNGLDIIEKPDNVPIEDAEWFKRLTGRNEVVVSARDYKFYSPRHKYRRPVSNIPGLPTLPATDNSSTIATAQGFRSPQNEQQTPSKHHVDSLSHQPQFHPIHQNHHQVHQSQHATQFSQSQQCGPTSHLPEIAHANQSPGIPQHMAYLQPLTGGHVGGRLHLMPTSPAKFCDECGSPYLRETSKFCSECGAKRLGT
- the LOC110659866 gene encoding uncharacterized protein At2g02148 isoform X5, producing the protein MGSRVPVQQYNLRSANSFIGSSLHDLNTVDSRPNNLDAIGDAVDSHADDSLDADDDSNAAVDCMHESYRNSLPLHGVGVEEDRPSLENNGSSRVAYDILTIEDASPIESARARFLQIIVDHFISDHVVEVADNEAECVAHSGQDKLSKRKSGDVQYEGDPRFALPLMYVANMYETLVHDVNMRLASLNGIRDKTIGVALEAAGGLYRRMAKKFPKKGSCVFKRRELATSLETRTRFPELVIQEEKRVRFVVVNGLDIIEKPDNVPIEDAEWFKRLTGRNEVVVSARDYKFYSPRHKYRRPVSNIPGLPTLPATDNSSTIATAQGFRSPQNEQQTPSKHHVDSLSHQPQFHPIHQNHHQVHQSQHATQFSQSQQCGPTSHLPEIAHANQSPGIPQHMAYLQPLTGGHVGGRLHLMPTSPAKFCDECGSPYLRETSKFCSECGAKRLGISLVSC
- the LOC110659866 gene encoding uncharacterized protein At2g02148 isoform X4; translation: MGSRVPVQQYNLRSANSFIGSSLHDLNTVDSRPNNLDAIGDAVDSHADDSLDADDDSNAAVDCMHESYRNSLPLHGVGVEEDRPSLENNGSSRVAYDILTIEGTSQHMFKLNGHASPIESARARFLQIIVDHFISDHVVEVADNEAECVAHSGQDKLSKRKSGDVQYEGDPRFALPLMYVANMYETLVHDVNMRLASLNGIRDKTIGVALEAAGGLYRRMAKKFPKKGSCVFKRRELATSLETRTRFPELVIQEEKRVRFVVVNGLDIIEKPDNVPIEDAEWFKRLTGRNEVVVSARDYKFYSPRHKYRRPVSNIPGLPTLPATDNSSTIATAQGFRSPQNEQQTPSKHHVDSLSHQPQFHPIHQNHHQVHQSQHATQFSQSQQCGPTSHLPEIAHANQSPGIPQHMAYLQPLTGGHVGGRLHLMPTSPAKFCDECGSPYLRETSKFCSECGAKRLGISLVSC
- the LOC110659866 gene encoding uncharacterized protein At2g02148 isoform X6 — encoded protein: MGSRVPVQQYNLRSANSFIGSSLHDLNTVDSRPNNLDAIGDAVDSHADDSLDADDDSNAAVDCMHESYRNSLPLHGVGVEEDRPSLENNGSSRVAYDILTIEGTSQHMFKLNGRILMTFLVRFYMKLFLTILVLSYINSFLLDLELDASPIESARARFLQIIVDHFISDHVVEVADNEAECVAHSGQDKLSKRKSGDVQYEGSCVFKRRELATSLETRTRFPELVIQEEKRVRFVVVNGLDIIEKPDNVPIEDAEWFKRLTGRNEVVVSARDYKFYSPRHKYRRPVSNIPGLPTLPATDNSSTIATAQGFRSPQNEQQTPSKHHVDSLSHQPQFHPIHQNHHQVHQSQHATQFSQSQQCGPTSHLPEIAHANQSPGIPQHMAYLQPLTGGHVGGRLHLMPTSPAKFCDECGSPYLRETSKFCSECGAKRLGISLVSC
- the LOC110659866 gene encoding uncharacterized protein At2g02148 isoform X1, whose translation is MGSRVPVQQYNLRSANSFIGSSLHDLNTVDSRPNNLDAIGDAVDSHADDSLDADDDSNAAVDCMHESYRNSLPLHGVGVEEDRPSLENNGSSRVAYDILTIEGTSQHMFKLNGRILMTFLVRFYMKLFLTILVLSYINSFLLDLELDASPIESARARFLQIIVDHFISDHVVEVADNEAECVAHSGQDKLSKRKSGDVQYEGDPRFALPLMYVANMYETLVHDVNMRLASLNGIRDKTIGVALEAAGGLYRRMAKKFPKKGSCVFKRRELATSLETRTRFPELVIQEEKRVRFVVVNGLDIIEKPDNVPIEDAEWFKRLTGRNEVVVSARDYKFYSPRHKYRRPVSNIPGLPTLPATDNSSTIATAQGFRSPQNEQQTPSKHHVDSLSHQPQFHPIHQNHHQVHQSQHATQFSQSQQCGPTSHLPEIAHANQSPGIPQHMAYLQPLTGGHVGGRLHLMPTSPAKFCDECGSPYLRETSKFCSECGAKRLGISLVSC
- the LOC110659866 gene encoding uncharacterized protein At2g02148 isoform X2: MGSRVPVQQYNLRSANSFIGSSLHDLNTVDSRPNNLDAIGDAVDSHADDSLDADDDSNAAVDCMHESYRNSLPLHGVGVEEDRPSLENNGSSRVAYDILTIEGTSQHMFKLNGRILMTFLVRFYMKLFLTILVLSYINSFLLDLELDASPIESARARFLQIIVDHFISDHVVEVADNEAECVAHSGQDKLSKRKSGDVQYEGDPRFALPLMYVANMYETLVHDVNMRLASLNGIRDKTIGVALEAAGGLYRRMAKKFPKKGSCVFKRRELATSLETRTRFPELVIQEEKRVRFVVVNGLDIIEKPDNVPIEDAEWFKRLTGRNEVVVSARDYKFYSPRHKYRRPVSNIPGLPTLPATDNSSTIATAQGFRSPQNEQQTPSKHHVDSLSHQPQFHPIHQNHHQVHQSQHATQFSQSQQCGPTSHLPEIAHANQSPGIPQHMAYLQPLTGGHVGGRLHLMPTSPAKFCDECGSPYLRETSKFCSECGAKRLGRD
- the LOC110659866 gene encoding uncharacterized protein At2g02148 isoform X7; the encoded protein is MGSRVPVQQYNLRSANSFIGSSLHDLNTVDSRPNNLDAIGDAVDSHADDSLDADDDSNAAVDCMHESYRNSLPLHGVGVEEDRPSLENNGSSRVAYDILTIEDASPIESARARFLQIIVDHFISDHVVEVADNEAECVAHSGQDKLSKRKSGDVQYEGSCVFKRRELATSLETRTRFPELVIQEEKRVRFVVVNGLDIIEKPDNVPIEDAEWFKRLTGRNEVVVSARDYKFYSPRHKYRRPVSNIPGLPTLPATDNSSTIATAQGFRSPQNEQQTPSKHHVDSLSHQPQFHPIHQNHHQVHQSQHATQFSQSQQCGPTSHLPEIAHANQSPGIPQHMAYLQPLTGGHVGGRLHLMPTSPAKFCDECGSPYLRETSKFCSECGAKRLGT